DNA sequence from the Rhodospirillales bacterium genome:
CCGGATACCTCGCCGACACGGCGGTATTGATCGTGATCGCCTTGATTTCGTATCGCATCAATCGGGCCCGGCGCATGGTCGGTCAATATCCCTGGATTTATCGCCGTGCCGGACTGTTCGGCTGGCAAACCATCAGCAATGACTCATCTACAAAAAAATAGGGCCTTGGCCCCACTTTTCCCGCTGGGAGCGATGAGCTAGATTCATCTTGTTCCGTTGTCATTTCGGGGGCGAGGCCGCGATCGGTTCGCCCGTTTTTCAACCAGGGAAGGAACTTCTATGCGAACGACACGTACCTTCATGCTCGCCTCCGCCGTGCTGCTCGCGGGGACGTTCACTGCGCACGCCGACGTCAATATCGCCGTCAACGGGCCGATGACCGGCGGCGAGGCGACCTTCGGCGAACAATTCAAGCGTGGCGCCGAAATGGCGGTCGCCGACCTTAACGCCAAGGGTGGCGTACTGGGACAGAAAATCAAACTGATCATTGGCGACGACGCCTGCGATCCCAAGCAGGCGGTCGCGGTCGCCAACAAATCGGTCAGCGACAAGGTCGTGTTCGTCGCCGGGCACTTCTGCTCGTCAAGCTCGATCCCGGCGTCCGACGTCTATCACGAATCCGGCATCGTGCAGATTTCGCCCGCGTCGACCAACCCGATGCTCACCGAGAAGGGCCACTGGAACGTGTTCCGCACTTGCGGCCGTGACGACCAGCAGGGCACCGTCGCCGGCAACTTCATCGCCGACAAAATGAAGGGTAAAAAGGTCGCCATCCTGCACGACAAGACCGCCTACGGCAAAGGCCTCGCCGACGAAACCAAAAAGCAACTCAACAAACGTGGCGTGACCGAAGCGATGTACGAGGCCTACAACAAGGGCGACAAGGACTTCAAGGCGCTGGTCAGCAAGATGCAAGGCGCCAAGATCGACGTGATCTACGTCGGCGGCTATCACCAGGAAGCCGGCCTGATCATCCGCCAGGCGCATGACCAGGGCTACAAGCCGCAGCTCATCTCCGGCGATGCGCTGGTGACCGACGAATTCTGGAAGATCACCGGCCCGGCGGGCGAGGGCACCCTGATGACCTTCGACGCCGATCCGCGCCGCAACAAGGACGCCGCGCCGATCGTCGAGAAGTTCAAGAAGGCCGGCTACGAACCGGAGGGCTACACCCTCTACACCTACGCCGCCATCCAGGCGTGGGCCAACGCCGCGACCGTCGCCCAATCGTTCGACGGCAAAAAGGTCGCCGCCGCCCTCAAGGCCAACAAGCACAACACCGTGCTGGGCTCGATCGGCTTCAACGCGAAAGGCGACGTGACCGGTTCCGACTATGTCGTCTACGTCTGGAAAAACGGCAAATACGATTACTTGAACTAAACGTTCGTGTGTCCAAGACCCGGCGGTCCTCAAGGGCCGCCGGGTTTTTTTCTTTTACTCTCCGGCTTTAGCACCCCCTAGGGGTTGAGGTTCCGCCATCTTCTGGTAGCCGGTTGGCAGCCGCTTTCGACATATGG
Encoded proteins:
- a CDS encoding branched-chain amino acid ABC transporter substrate-binding protein, whose product is MRTTRTFMLASAVLLAGTFTAHADVNIAVNGPMTGGEATFGEQFKRGAEMAVADLNAKGGVLGQKIKLIIGDDACDPKQAVAVANKSVSDKVVFVAGHFCSSSSIPASDVYHESGIVQISPASTNPMLTEKGHWNVFRTCGRDDQQGTVAGNFIADKMKGKKVAILHDKTAYGKGLADETKKQLNKRGVTEAMYEAYNKGDKDFKALVSKMQGAKIDVIYVGGYHQEAGLIIRQAHDQGYKPQLISGDALVTDEFWKITGPAGEGTLMTFDADPRRNKDAAPIVEKFKKAGYEPEGYTLYTYAAIQAWANAATVAQSFDGKKVAAALKANKHNTVLGSIGFNAKGDVTGSDYVVYVWKNGKYDYLN